The region TCCGCGCGGTCGGCCCGGCCGCCGAGCTGGTCGAGGCGCATCCGGAGCTGGACCCGGTGCACCTCGACGGCCACCTGCTCATGCCGGGTTTCGTGGACGCCCACCACCACCTGACGCAGAGCTTCGGCAAGGCCCTCGCCTTCGGTGAGCCGTCGGAGATCTTCCGGCGGATCTGGGTCCCGCTGGAGCAGCAGCTCGACCCGGAGTCCGCCTACGTCGCGGCCAAGCTGGCGGCCCTCGAAGCCCTGCGCGGCGGTTTCACCACCGTCGCCGAGGCGGGCACGAGGGCGCGCGTGGACATCGGCGTGGTCGCCGACGCCGCGACCGACGCCGGAATCCGGTGCGTGCTCGGGGAAGTCTGCTTCGAACCCGACGACGGTGAACGCCACCTGTCCCGCTGGGACTCCGCCGAGCTGGTCCACCCGTCGCTGGCGATCCCGATCGCGGAGGCCGCCGAGCACGAGGTGCTGCACGCGGTCTCCCGGTTGTGCGCCGAGGCCGGTGCGGTGTTCCAGATCCACGTCAACGAGCACCTGGCCTCCGTCGAGCGGTCCCTGGAGCGGCACGGCAGGCGTCCGCTGGAGCACCTGCACGACGTCGGTGCGCTCGGTCCGCAGACGCTCGCCGCGCACGCGACCATGCTGACCCCCGGCGAGCTGCGGTTGCTCGCCGACAGCGGCGCCGCCGTCAGCTACAACCCGGTGGCCAGCGGGTGGAAGGGCAACGCGGTCGCCCCGGCCGCGCTGATGGCGGCGTCGGGCGTCCGTTTCGGGCTGGGCACCGACGGCACCCGCGGCGACGGCTTCCGGCTGACCGACGCCGCCGAGCTCGCGCAGCGGCTGGCCTTCGGCCTGCACAACGGGGACTCGTCGTGCGGTGGCGGGCTGACCTGGTTGCGGCATGCGACGGCCGGTGGCGCCGACGCGGTCGGTCTCGGCTCGGTGACCGGCGCCGTCGAAGCGGGCCGGGCCGCCGACTTCCTGCTGGTCGACCTGCGGGTTCCGGAGCTGTGCCCGTCGTGGGACCTGCCGTGGGAGCTGGTCCGGCTGGCCAACCGCGACCAGATCACCGCCGTGGTGGTCGCGGGGCGGTTGCGGCTGTGGCGGGGCTGGCCGGTTGACTGGGACGGCCGCGAACTGCTCGAGGAGGCCGCGAAGACCGGCCGGGAGGTCGTGGCGCGGGCCCCGCTGCGCAAGATCCACCCGCTTTCCACCGGGTGCCGGGAGGAGGACGCGTGAGCATCGGTTTCCTGGTGCTCGTCGCGGTCGCCGTCGCCGCGGCCGCGTTCGTGCAGGGTGCCACCGGAGTCGGGTTCGCCCTGATCGTCGCGCCGGTCGTCGGGCTGGTCGAGCCGTCGCTGCTGCCGGTCCTGCTGCTGGTGCTGATGATCCCGCTCAACCTCTACGTCGCGGGGCGCGAACGCGGCAGCCTGGACCGCACCGGCGCGGGCTGGATCACCGCCGGACGCTTCGCGGGCACGTTCGGCGGGCTGTGGGTGCTGGCGGCCATCCCGCTCGCGCAGCTCAACCTGCTCGTCGGCGGCTCGACCGTGCTGGCCGCCGTGGTCACGCTGCTGGCGCCGAGCTTCAGCCCGGGCCGTGCGGCGTTCCTGACGGCGGGGGCGGTCACCGGGGTCACCGAGACCGCGACCGGGGTGGGTGGTCCGCCGCTCGCGCTGGTCTACCAGCACAGCCCGGCGCCGGTGCTGCGCTCGACGGTCGCGGTCTGCTTCCTGGCGGGCGAGCTGATCTCGCTCGTCGTGCTGCTGGCCACCGAGCGCATCCGGGCCGAGCAACTGTGGCTTGCGCTGTTGCTGCTGCCCGCGGTGGTGCTCGGCGCGCTGCTCAGCCGGTTCGTGCACCACCGGCTCGACGGCAGGCTGATGCGCCTGCTCGTGCAGGTCTTCGCGATCGTCTCCGGCGTCGTGCTGCTCTTCGCCTGAGCTGGGGCGCCTGCTGTTTGTTGCCTGAGTGGAGGTGCATCCCGCTCGTCGCCCGGGCGGGGGCGCCTCCTGCTCGTCGCCTGGGCGGGTGCCTCCTTCCCTTCCCCTGGGCCGGGCGGCCCTCAGCGGCGCAGCGAGGAAGCGCGCGGTACGAGCACCGGCGGCGGCACCGGGACCTCCGGTGCCTCGCCGCGCGCCGGACCGCGCCGCATCTCGGCCAGCAGCACCGACACCGCACCCTCCGCGGCCTGACCGAGGTGCAGGTCGACGGCGGTCAGCGGCGGCTCGCACGTGCGGGCGCGCAGCCCGTCGTAGCGGGTGGCGACCATGACGTCGTCCGGGACGCGCAGTCCCCGGTCGGTCAGGGCGCGGACGGCCCCGACGGCGAAGGCGTCGACGGTGGCGCAGACGGCGTCGACGCCGGGGTGGCGGTCGAGGAGGTCGGCGCAGGCCGCGTAGCCGGCTTCGGTACCGCCGGACTCCTCGGCGAGCACGACCAGCTCCGGCATCCCGTGCTCGTGGGCGAAGCGCCGGTACTCGTGTGCGGCGTCCACGTAGGAGTGGCGGCGGGCGCTGCCGACCAGCAGCGCGATCCGCCGACCGCCCTGCTCGCGCAGGTGTTCCAGCAGCAGCCGGACGACCGCTGCGGCATGCAGGTCGACGTGCGGCAGGTCGGTGCCCGGCTGCCTGCCCAGCGCGACGATCGGCAGCCCGCGGTCGCGCAGCCGCTTGGTGGCGCTGTCGTCGGCGTCGGGCTCGACCACGATCGCGCCGTCGATGTCGAGCGAGTCCAGTGGCGGATCGGCCTCCACCGGCGGCACCAGCACCAGCGCGAAACCGTGCATCAGCGCCGATTCCGCGGCCGCGGCGGCGACCTCCATGAAGAAGCCGAGCCTGGACGGGCCACCGGCGACGGCGAACGGCATCGACGAGACCAGCCCGATCGTGCGCGCCTCGCCCCGGCGCAGCCGCTGCGCCCGCAGGCTCGGCCGGTATCCGAGCTCGGCGGCGACCCGCTCCACCCGCTCACGCGTCCTGGGATCGACCTTGCCGATGCCGTTGAGCGCGTGCGAGACGGTGGTCCTGGACACGCCGGCTTCGCGTGCCACGTCGGCGATCGTGGGGCGAGCCCCGGCCATCGCGCCTCCTGGGTTCCGAGTCCGGCGGGCGGGCGTTGCCGGAACCCGCCGGGAAGGCCGCTCACCAACCGTCCCCACCTGCCTCGGACGGCGTGTTCAGGCTAGTACGCCGGCCGGGTGCGCAGCGTTTCGCGTCATTCGCGCCGCATTCGCCGCCCATGTAGGCCACGATTGGGCCTACATCGTTCGTATGGTCGCTCCAGAACGACCGAACGGAAGGCGAAGCCCCATGACGACCTCGAGCAACACCCCTGCCGACGAGCGCGACGACATCCTGGCCACGCTCCGCGAGCAGCGCGGTTTCCTGCTGATCACCGTGCGCGGGATCGGCGACGAGCAGGCGGCGCGGCGCACGACCGCCAGCGAGCTGACCCTCGGCGGGATCGTCAAACACCTCACGCGGGTCGAGCGCTACTGGATGCAGGTCATGACCCGGCAGGAACCCGAGATCGTGATGGACCCGGACCAGTACCGGATGGTCGAAGGCGAAACGCTCGCCGGGATCGTCGACGACTACGCCGCGGCAGCCCGCGAGACCGAGCAGGCGCTGATGGCGACACCGGACCTCAGCCGCCAGATCCAGCTCCCGCCCGCGCCTTGGGCGCCGGACCCGGTCTTCTGGTCGCCGCGGCGCATCATGCTGCACCTGATCCGGGAGACCGCGCACCACAGCGGACACGCCGACATCATCCGCGAGGAGATGGACGGCGCGATCACGACGACGCAGATGGCGTCGGTCTGAGCCCGTCGACTCGCGACCCCGCCGGACCACCGGCGGGGCCGCGGGTCAGCCGCTCTTGCGGCGCAGCAGGGACCCGGCCGACCAGCGCGGCTTGTCCAGCGCGTCGTGCAGTTCGAGGAAGGCGTCCTGGACCGTGCGGCGTGACTCCTCGGGGGTGGCGGGCGGTGCGGACAGGTCCGGCTCCGGCAGGCTGCTGACCTTCAGCCACCGCTCGTCCCACAGCGCCTCCAGCGCCAGGTTCCAGCGGATCCGCACGTCCTTCTCGACCTGCTCGCGCTGCTGGTCGGCCTCCTTCTTGCGGCTGTTGCCGCGGGTCACCGACTCCTCCAGCTCGGCGGCCTTCTCCTGCTCGTGCCTGCGCATCCGCTGCGCGGCGGTGGTGGCCGCCGCGGCGAGCTCCTTGTACCGCACCGAGGCGGGCACCTGCTCACTCATCGGCTTCCTCCCAGATCTGGTCGCTGGACCGCTGTGCCGGGACCTCGGGCACGGCGGTGCCCGCGAGGTCGAACGGCAGGACCACCTCGGGCCGCGAGTGCTTCGAGCGGTCGAAGAACAGCCCGCGCCGGGCGCGCGGCGACCAGTTGACGACCTGTCCCGCCGCGAACACCTGCAACTCCTGGCCGTGCACGTCGAAGGCGACCCACGCGCCGATGTCGTCGACCGGTCCCATGCCGAGGGTGTTCTTCACCCGCTGGGCGCTGCGCCACCAGCCGATCACGTGGATGCGCAGCTCCGGGCCCTGCTTGAGCACCTTGCGCAGGTGGTCGAGCGCGCTGGCGCGGGTCTGCGGGTCCTTGCGCTCCAGGACGGTCTGCGCGGCGTCTGCGGCGTAGAGGAGCAGGCAGTGCGGCACCGGGACGGCCTCCGACGAGGCGCTGCGCTGGTCGACGGTGTCGGCCAGCGACGCCACCGCCGCCTCGATGCCGTCCAGCCCGACCACCTCCACCTCGTGGCCCTCGTCGCGCAGTGCCCCGACCAGCGCGCGGACGTCCTCGTGCGCCTCGTCGACCAGTTCGGCGACGGTGAACCGGATGCCGCCGGGCTCGTGCTGGCGAGCGAGCGACAGCGCCGCCGCACCCAGCACGCTGGCGGCGTCGACCCGCACCGAGCCGATCACCGCGATGTTGCGCCCCGGCGAGCGGGCCAGCTCGACCGCGGCCGCCGTGCCGTCGACGTCGATGACCTGTCCGAGCAGCGCCTTCGGCGCGGCACCGGTCGGCCGCAGCCCGCGGTAGTCGCCGAGGGCGGCAAGTGATGGGAGGTGCGAACCGTCGAACAACCGCGGTGGCGCGGCGGCGGGATCACGCCGCTCCCAGAGCTTGAGCTGCAGGTCGTCGAAGGTGTGCTTGGCGGTGGCGTCGGGAATCCGGGCGATCTCGTTGCCGTGCTTGACGCCCGACTCGTGGTTGATCACCGCGTGCCAGCGCGGCAGCTCCATCGCGGCGGTGTTCTGCTCGGTGAGCACCCGCCGCGCCTTCGGCAGCGCGATGCGCAGGATGAACTGCTCGAAGATCGCCGGCTTGCCCCAGAACGCCTCGATGCCGGAGACGTCCTGGCTGGCCAGCACCAGGTGGATGCCCTGCGACCGGCCGCGCCGCGCGACGTCCTCCAGCAGCGTCGTGGCCTGGCTGGACACCGTGTCGCGCTCGGCGAACAGGTACTGGAACTCGTCGATCACCGCCACGATCCGGGGCCAGCGGCCGTCCGGGTCCTCGGCGCGCAACTCCTCGAGCTTGGTGACTTCGTGCGCCTTCGCCGCGTCGGCGCGGCGCCGCATCTCCGCCGACAGGAACCGCAGCAGCGCCAGCCCGAACTCGCGGTCCGCGTTGACGTTGACCCCGACGAGCTGCGCGTGCGGCAGCCAGCTCGGATCCCGCTTGCCCGGCGTGAACTGGGCGAACGACACGCCCTCCTTGAAGTCGAGCAGGTAGAGCTCGAGTTCGTCGGGGGAGTAGCGGGCCGCCATCCCGCCGAGCATCCCGTAGAGGAAGTTCGTCTTGCCCGAGCCGCTCGGGCCGCCGATCAGCGTGTGCGGGCTCGCGTCGCCGAGCGTCACCCACACCGGCTCGCCCTCGGAGAACCCGACCGGCGCGTGCAGGCCCGACGTCGAGCGCTGGGTCCACAGCTGTTCGGGCACCAG is a window of Saccharopolyspora erythraea NRRL 2338 DNA encoding:
- a CDS encoding amidohydrolase family protein — its product is MTAPQRDLLQARELLLLPEVLLAGGPVRDHAVVVADGVFRAVGPAAELVEAHPELDPVHLDGHLLMPGFVDAHHHLTQSFGKALAFGEPSEIFRRIWVPLEQQLDPESAYVAAKLAALEALRGGFTTVAEAGTRARVDIGVVADAATDAGIRCVLGEVCFEPDDGERHLSRWDSAELVHPSLAIPIAEAAEHEVLHAVSRLCAEAGAVFQIHVNEHLASVERSLERHGRRPLEHLHDVGALGPQTLAAHATMLTPGELRLLADSGAAVSYNPVASGWKGNAVAPAALMAASGVRFGLGTDGTRGDGFRLTDAAELAQRLAFGLHNGDSSCGGGLTWLRHATAGGADAVGLGSVTGAVEAGRAADFLLVDLRVPELCPSWDLPWELVRLANRDQITAVVVAGRLRLWRGWPVDWDGRELLEEAAKTGREVVARAPLRKIHPLSTGCREEDA
- a CDS encoding sulfite exporter TauE/SafE family protein yields the protein MSIGFLVLVAVAVAAAAFVQGATGVGFALIVAPVVGLVEPSLLPVLLLVLMIPLNLYVAGRERGSLDRTGAGWITAGRFAGTFGGLWVLAAIPLAQLNLLVGGSTVLAAVVTLLAPSFSPGRAAFLTAGAVTGVTETATGVGGPPLALVYQHSPAPVLRSTVAVCFLAGELISLVVLLATERIRAEQLWLALLLLPAVVLGALLSRFVHHRLDGRLMRLLVQVFAIVSGVVLLFA
- a CDS encoding LacI family DNA-binding transcriptional regulator, which gives rise to MAGARPTIADVAREAGVSRTTVSHALNGIGKVDPRTRERVERVAAELGYRPSLRAQRLRRGEARTIGLVSSMPFAVAGGPSRLGFFMEVAAAAAESALMHGFALVLVPPVEADPPLDSLDIDGAIVVEPDADDSATKRLRDRGLPIVALGRQPGTDLPHVDLHAAAVVRLLLEHLREQGGRRIALLVGSARRHSYVDAAHEYRRFAHEHGMPELVVLAEESGGTEAGYAACADLLDRHPGVDAVCATVDAFAVGAVRALTDRGLRVPDDVMVATRYDGLRARTCEPPLTAVDLHLGQAAEGAVSVLLAEMRRGPARGEAPEVPVPPPVLVPRASSLRR
- a CDS encoding DinB family protein, whose translation is MTTSSNTPADERDDILATLREQRGFLLITVRGIGDEQAARRTTASELTLGGIVKHLTRVERYWMQVMTRQEPEIVMDPDQYRMVEGETLAGIVDDYAAAARETEQALMATPDLSRQIQLPPAPWAPDPVFWSPRRIMLHLIRETAHHSGHADIIREEMDGAITTTQMASV
- a CDS encoding FtsK/SpoIIIE domain-containing protein translates to MRKRNERRSRIEAAFARLRSSVATALGAAENERRRIHADCAQREFALRIAQIGVAEAARDPSRVEGAPSPAFDAAMTEATLERDEIYAEWTASGPVELTALTAAAAPGSAGRPWEEWLGWVGTADLSSPAPELWHIGTAEVPDSPAPQPFPAAVPLLDESHLRITTRPGTRETAEALVQNLLLRVLGHFQPGLVRVHVWDVAQLTGTLPGLYPLTRAGLLTAHDPTRLDEMLEALSDHIRRIHTSALLGGHTSLRALAAETGHRSEPWRIAVLFGDGQPLREEQQQQLQRIARNGLACGIQLVIVDLPLTVNSAIESVTLIDPDRARCSMTGPEAVIRLEESPPGGTVTKACSAVAEAFLARRARVRTFEDLVPEQLWTQRSTSGLHAPVGFSEGEPVWVTLGDASPHTLIGGPSGSGKTNFLYGMLGGMAARYSPDELELYLLDFKEGVSFAQFTPGKRDPSWLPHAQLVGVNVNADREFGLALLRFLSAEMRRRADAAKAHEVTKLEELRAEDPDGRWPRIVAVIDEFQYLFAERDTVSSQATTLLEDVARRGRSQGIHLVLASQDVSGIEAFWGKPAIFEQFILRIALPKARRVLTEQNTAAMELPRWHAVINHESGVKHGNEIARIPDATAKHTFDDLQLKLWERRDPAAAPPRLFDGSHLPSLAALGDYRGLRPTGAAPKALLGQVIDVDGTAAAVELARSPGRNIAVIGSVRVDAASVLGAAALSLARQHEPGGIRFTVAELVDEAHEDVRALVGALRDEGHEVEVVGLDGIEAAVASLADTVDQRSASSEAVPVPHCLLLYAADAAQTVLERKDPQTRASALDHLRKVLKQGPELRIHVIGWWRSAQRVKNTLGMGPVDDIGAWVAFDVHGQELQVFAAGQVVNWSPRARRGLFFDRSKHSRPEVVLPFDLAGTAVPEVPAQRSSDQIWEEADE